Part of the Methanobrevibacter boviskoreani JH1 genome is shown below.
AAAACGATTTTGTTTGGAGAACATTCTGTTGTTTATGGTGAACCTGCAATTGCAACAGCAGTAAATAAAAGGGCTACTGTCCGTATTAAAGATAGCAGTACGGATAAAACTATTTTAAAATCCAAAGATCTAGGATTTGAAGCCGAATTGGATACCAAAAATAAGAAATATGTGTTGAAGAGAGGTAAACCCGGAATTATTAGATATATTTTAGAGGCCTTATATATGGTTCATGATCATTCACCAATTGAGATTGATTTGTCAATTGACATTCCAATTGGTTCTGGTTTAGGTTCCTCAGCTGCTGTAACAGTTGCAACACTTGCGGCTTTATACAGGTATCACAATATTTACTTTAACAAAAAAGGTCTTGCAGAGAAAGCCCATCAAGTAGAGTTTAAGGTACAGGGTGAGGCAAGTCCTTTAGATACATTAGTATCTACTTATGGTGGTTTAATCTATTTAAGCCGTAATAAAAAACTTCAAAGAATTAATTCAAATATCAATGCCCCATTCGTTATTGGTGTTACCTCTAAATATGGCAGTACTAGTCGTATGGTTAAGAATGTAAAGAATTTAAAGACCAAATATCCCTCAATTATGGATCCAATCATAAAGACCATGGGTGTATTAACTGATGAGGCTAAGAAGGCTATTGAGGAAGGCAATGTTAATAAAATGGGGGAATTGATGAATATTAATCAAGGTTTATTGGATTCTATTAATGTCAATACTAAAGAGTTATCCCGTATGGTTTATATTGCAAGAGGTGCCGGAGCTATTGGTTCTAAAATCACCGGTGCCGGTGGTGGTGGAAGTATTGTAGCTTTATGTCCTAATAAGGTGGAACAAGTTTCTAATGCCATTGGTGTATATGATTCCACAGTTCAACTTAGATTTTCTAGAAAAGGTGTAAGTTCTAAGGTTATCTCTAGAAATAGGAAGGATAAATCCCATAAGAGTAATAATCTAAAAAATCATAATCATAAACAAAGAAGTAAACACGGTGGTGTAATAGATAACAAGAATATTGCCGTTAAGGTTAATTCTAGTAAACATGTAAAAAATAGTCCTAAATTTAACAAGAAAAGTGTTAGTAGTCACAAGAACCCTTCTAAATCAAATGCAAATATATCTATTAAAGACAATAAAGTAATCTTTAAAAAGAAAAAGTCAAAAACTATTAATAATAATCTAATTGATTATGCCAATTAGATGATTAATAGTTATCCAAACCATTTTTTCTTAGATTTAACTTATATATCTTTAACAAATTCATTGATTTGGAAAGGAATATTGTTTTTAAGTAAACTAATTTAGAATTTTCAATAGGCATGATTTTTTTTATTAAAAGGTGATAACTTGATAATACTTAAGATTGGCGGGAGTATAATTACAGATAAAGATTCATCTGTTGCTAAAGTTGATTATAACAATTTAAATAGGGTATGTGAAGAGATTAAACAATCCTTTATGGAAGAGAATATCCATCCCCAATTAGAGGATGGATTGGTTCTGGTTCATGGTGCAGGATCATTTGCCCATCCACCAGCAAGCAAATATAAGATTGGCCAGGCTTTTAGTGAGGAGGAACTTCCAGAAAAAAGGATTGGTTTTACAGAAACATTGGTTGCAGGAAGAAAGTTGGATACATATGTCTGTGAGGCATTATGGAAACATGATATTCCTGCAGTATCTTTACCGCCTTCTTCCTTTATTACCACTACTAATAAAAGAATAACGAATTGTAATCTGGATTTAATTAAAAGATATTTGGAGTTGGGTTTTGTACCTGTACTATATGGTGATGTTGTATTGGATACAAATGAGAAGTTTGTAGTAATATCCGGTGATCAGATTATTCAGAACCTTGCAAGCAGAATGAGTTTTGATAGAGTGGTACTTGGTACCGATGTTGATGGTGTTTATGATAAAAATCCTAAAAAACATTCTGATGCTAAATTGATTGAGAATGTACATTCAATCGATGATATTACACAAATAGAGTCCACCACTAATGTTGATGTTACTGGTGGTATGGTAGGTAAGGTTAAGGAACTTTTAGATCTTGCATATTCTGGTGTTAGCTCCGAGATTGTAAATGCTAATAAACCGGGTATAATCGCAGCATCACTCCAAAACAAGAAAGTCAAAGGTACCAAAATCTCTAAGAAATAGTAATTTTTTTTATTTTTTTATTATTTATTTTTTCTAGTTTTTGTTTTTTTTATATACCTTTATAAAATAATACATTATAATTATATAGTATTAGTTATAAATAACTACACAGTTATAATTTTTAGATTATTATTTTACTTAATTATTTAAATATGTGGGATTACTCTATGGTTTTTTGTTTAAACTAGTAATTTATAATTAAGTTGAATTTAATGTAAAAATGATTTAAGGGAAATAATACAGTTAAAATATTTAATTTTAGCTTTAAAAACATGGTCGAAACATAAAAATCATAGGTCAGGGAATTTTATTTTTAAAGAGGTCAATCTTTTTTTTAAAAATAAGTGATTTTTTAGAATTTATTTTTTTATATTAGGTAAAATAAGGAATTTAAAATTTAATATAAATTATAACAACATTTATGTTTATGTAAGGATTAATAGGGTCTTTTATTATAAAAATAGCTTATTAAAATACTTGTCTTATTTTAATAATTTTATTTATAAAGATTTAATTGGAGAATTTTATATAAGTGATCTTTTTAAGATTTTATAATTTTGCATGTTTAATGTAATCAAATTCTGATTGTCTATTAACACCCTTATTTTTTAATAATTAATAATGTATATTGGCTATATATGTTTTTAGTTTTGGAGGAAACTAATGATTCAAGATAGGAAATTAGAACATCTTTCAATTTGT
Proteins encoded:
- a CDS encoding isopentenyl phosphate kinase → MIILKIGGSIITDKDSSVAKVDYNNLNRVCEEIKQSFMEENIHPQLEDGLVLVHGAGSFAHPPASKYKIGQAFSEEELPEKRIGFTETLVAGRKLDTYVCEALWKHDIPAVSLPPSSFITTTNKRITNCNLDLIKRYLELGFVPVLYGDVVLDTNEKFVVISGDQIIQNLASRMSFDRVVLGTDVDGVYDKNPKKHSDAKLIENVHSIDDITQIESTTNVDVTGGMVGKVKELLDLAYSGVSSEIVNANKPGIIAASLQNKKVKGTKISKK
- the mvk gene encoding mevalonate kinase, with the protein product MEVKASAPGKTILFGEHSVVYGEPAIATAVNKRATVRIKDSSTDKTILKSKDLGFEAELDTKNKKYVLKRGKPGIIRYILEALYMVHDHSPIEIDLSIDIPIGSGLGSSAAVTVATLAALYRYHNIYFNKKGLAEKAHQVEFKVQGEASPLDTLVSTYGGLIYLSRNKKLQRINSNINAPFVIGVTSKYGSTSRMVKNVKNLKTKYPSIMDPIIKTMGVLTDEAKKAIEEGNVNKMGELMNINQGLLDSINVNTKELSRMVYIARGAGAIGSKITGAGGGGSIVALCPNKVEQVSNAIGVYDSTVQLRFSRKGVSSKVISRNRKDKSHKSNNLKNHNHKQRSKHGGVIDNKNIAVKVNSSKHVKNSPKFNKKSVSSHKNPSKSNANISIKDNKVIFKKKKSKTINNNLIDYAN